The Entelurus aequoreus isolate RoL-2023_Sb linkage group LG23, RoL_Eaeq_v1.1, whole genome shotgun sequence genome has a window encoding:
- the LOC133641037 gene encoding vacuolar protein sorting-associated protein 29 isoform X2, with product MLVLVLGDLHIPHRCNTLPAKFKKLLVPGKIQHILCTGNLCTKESYDYLKTLAGDVHIVRGDFDENLNYPEQKVVTVGQFKIGLIHGHQVIPWGDMASLALLQRQLDVDILISGHTHKFEAFENENKFYINPGSATGAYTALESNIIPSFVLMDIQASTVVTYVYQLIGDDVKVERIEYKKS from the exons ATG TTGGTCCTGGTCTTAGGCGACCTGCACATCCCCCACCGGTGCAACACCCTGCCAGCCAAGTTCAAGAAGCTGCTGGTCCCGGGGAAGATCCAGCACATCCTTTGCACGGGCAACCTGTGCACCAAGGAGAGCTACGACTACCTGAAGACTCTCGCGGGCGACGTCCACATCGTCCGCGGGGACTTCGACGAG AACCTGAACTACCCGGAGCAGAAGGTGGTGACGGTGGGCCAGTTCAAGATCGGGCTGATCCACGGGCACCAGGTGATCCCGTGGGGGGACATGGCCAGCCTGGCGCTGCTGCAGAGGCAGCTGGACGTGGACATCCTCATCTCGGGCCACACGCACAAGTTTGAGGCCTTTGAGAACGAGAACAAGTTCTACATCAACCCGGGGTCCGCCACCGGGGCCTACACTGCGCTGGAAAG CAACATCATCCCCTCCTTCGTGCTCATGGACATCCAGGCGTCCACGGTGGTGACGTACGTCTACCAGCTGATCGGCGACGACGTCAAAGTGGAGAGAATCGAGTACAAGAAATCTTAA
- the LOC133641037 gene encoding vacuolar protein sorting-associated protein 29 isoform X1, whose amino-acid sequence MLPIPAAILQHLPYALSGKGLVLVLGDLHIPHRCNTLPAKFKKLLVPGKIQHILCTGNLCTKESYDYLKTLAGDVHIVRGDFDENLNYPEQKVVTVGQFKIGLIHGHQVIPWGDMASLALLQRQLDVDILISGHTHKFEAFENENKFYINPGSATGAYTALESNIIPSFVLMDIQASTVVTYVYQLIGDDVKVERIEYKKS is encoded by the exons ATGTTGCCCATTCCTGCGGCGATTTTACAGCACCTTCCTTACGCGTTGTCCGGAAAAGGC TTGGTCCTGGTCTTAGGCGACCTGCACATCCCCCACCGGTGCAACACCCTGCCAGCCAAGTTCAAGAAGCTGCTGGTCCCGGGGAAGATCCAGCACATCCTTTGCACGGGCAACCTGTGCACCAAGGAGAGCTACGACTACCTGAAGACTCTCGCGGGCGACGTCCACATCGTCCGCGGGGACTTCGACGAG AACCTGAACTACCCGGAGCAGAAGGTGGTGACGGTGGGCCAGTTCAAGATCGGGCTGATCCACGGGCACCAGGTGATCCCGTGGGGGGACATGGCCAGCCTGGCGCTGCTGCAGAGGCAGCTGGACGTGGACATCCTCATCTCGGGCCACACGCACAAGTTTGAGGCCTTTGAGAACGAGAACAAGTTCTACATCAACCCGGGGTCCGCCACCGGGGCCTACACTGCGCTGGAAAG CAACATCATCCCCTCCTTCGTGCTCATGGACATCCAGGCGTCCACGGTGGTGACGTACGTCTACCAGCTGATCGGCGACGACGTCAAAGTGGAGAGAATCGAGTACAAGAAATCTTAA